Proteins from a single region of Candidatus Goldiibacteriota bacterium:
- a CDS encoding glycoside hydrolase — translation MKQPLYLTFLWHMHQPYYKNVETDKFILPWVRMHGVKDYYDMVSILDKYPGIRQNFNLVPSLILQIEEYIAGTTDIFMDMTRKKPSDLNDDERIFILFNFFMANWDTMIFPYPRYKYLLKKRGENSHPDELKKTHKHFTEQEIRDVQTWFNLTWIDPVFMEIFPELNELKQKGENFTEEEKNHVLDRHIDILKMIIPKYSQAWKEGRIEVSTTPFYHPILPLIYDVKTAKTCMEGLPLDFEFSHPEDADAQIRKGLEYFTEKFGRRPVGMWPSEGSVSKDVLNLLAKNGIKWAATDQEILYKSRWISGEEFKQETIYKPHHFNTDSGRVDMVFRSLKLSDLIGFSYASWNSQEAADHFINELKKIKEMLPEERSCINIILDGENCWEYYNNDGRDFLNALYSRLSETDDIITSTIGDMITGWQDAPEIKKLWPGSWINHDFYIWIGHEDDRKSWKLLKRTREALVNWEKEHPRESDKLKRAWEALYIAEGSDWNWWYGDDHSSKNDSEFDNLYRLHLMNVYNITGMAIPDELFVPISKVDAAFHVTPTRFIYPEINGRISHFFEWKGAGYFDLSKEGGAMHKIEKFIKRLSYGFNNDELYLRMDADGGIHKDSGLEIDVKFTEGENSSRLKFNTHGRVFESVNVENEGVRCAADGIFEAAVPYKNFRGIKYPGEIKFTAVIYKDGAELERIPEKGTAVIHVPDRQFEMYNWKV, via the coding sequence TTGAAACAGCCGCTATATCTTACTTTTTTATGGCACATGCACCAGCCATATTACAAAAATGTTGAAACCGATAAATTTATACTGCCGTGGGTCAGAATGCACGGAGTTAAAGATTATTATGATATGGTTTCCATACTTGATAAATATCCCGGGATAAGGCAGAACTTTAACCTTGTGCCTTCGCTGATACTGCAGATAGAAGAATACATAGCCGGCACGACAGATATATTTATGGATATGACACGTAAAAAGCCATCTGACTTAAATGATGACGAGAGAATTTTTATACTGTTTAATTTTTTTATGGCAAATTGGGATACCATGATATTTCCTTATCCAAGATACAAATACCTGCTTAAAAAAAGGGGCGAAAATTCCCACCCGGACGAGCTTAAAAAAACCCATAAACATTTTACTGAACAGGAAATACGCGATGTTCAGACGTGGTTTAACCTTACCTGGATTGACCCTGTTTTTATGGAAATCTTTCCTGAACTTAATGAACTTAAACAGAAAGGCGAGAATTTTACGGAAGAAGAAAAGAATCACGTCCTTGACAGGCATATTGACATATTAAAAATGATAATACCAAAATACTCGCAGGCGTGGAAAGAGGGGCGTATTGAAGTTTCCACAACTCCGTTTTATCACCCCATTCTTCCGCTTATTTATGATGTAAAGACGGCAAAAACCTGCATGGAAGGGCTTCCTCTTGATTTTGAATTTTCTCATCCGGAAGATGCTGACGCCCAGATAAGAAAAGGGCTTGAGTATTTTACGGAAAAATTTGGCAGGCGTCCTGTGGGAATGTGGCCTTCAGAAGGTTCTGTAAGCAAAGATGTGCTTAATCTTTTGGCCAAAAACGGAATTAAGTGGGCGGCAACAGACCAGGAGATTCTGTATAAGTCGCGATGGATTTCCGGAGAGGAATTTAAACAGGAAACGATATACAAACCGCATCATTTTAATACCGACAGCGGGCGCGTGGATATGGTTTTCAGAAGCCTTAAGCTTTCTGACCTTATCGGTTTTTCTTACGCGTCGTGGAATTCTCAGGAAGCCGCGGACCACTTTATAAATGAACTGAAGAAAATAAAAGAAATGCTTCCGGAAGAACGCAGCTGCATAAATATAATACTGGACGGGGAAAACTGCTGGGAATACTATAACAACGACGGCAGGGATTTTTTAAACGCCCTTTATTCAAGGCTGTCGGAAACAGATGATATTATTACTTCAACCATAGGGGATATGATAACAGGATGGCAGGACGCGCCGGAAATTAAGAAGTTGTGGCCGGGTTCATGGATTAACCATGATTTTTATATCTGGATAGGGCATGAAGACGACAGAAAATCATGGAAGCTGTTAAAACGCACAAGGGAAGCGCTTGTAAACTGGGAAAAAGAACATCCCAGGGAAAGCGATAAATTAAAAAGGGCATGGGAAGCGCTCTACATAGCAGAGGGAAGCGACTGGAACTGGTGGTACGGGGATGACCATTCTTCCAAAAACGATTCCGAATTTGATAATTTATACAGGCTTCACCTGATGAATGTTTATAATATTACCGGAATGGCCATACCGGACGAACTGTTTGTGCCGATTTCAAAAGTGGACGCGGCTTTTCATGTTACTCCGACAAGGTTTATTTATCCTGAAATCAACGGCAGGATATCGCACTTTTTTGAATGGAAAGGCGCGGGTTATTTTGACCTTTCAAAAGAAGGCGGCGCAATGCATAAAATTGAGAAATTTATCAAACGGCTCTCTTACGGTTTTAATAATGATGAATTGTATCTGCGCATGGATGCCGACGGGGGAATTCATAAAGACAGCGGCCTTGAAATAGACGTAAAGTTCACGGAAGGCGAGAATTCTTCCCGGCTTAAGTTTAACACCCATGGACGCGTATTTGAATCCGTAAATGTTGAAAATGAAGGCGTAAGGTGCGCGGCTGACGGAATTTTTGAAGCTGCAGTACCTTATAAGAATTTCAGGGGGATAAAATACCCGGGTGAAATAAAGTTTACAGCTGTGATTTATAAGGATGGCGCGGAACTTGAACGCATACCTGAAAAGGGCACCGCCGTAATACACGTCCCTGACAGGCAGTTTGAAATGTATAACTGGAAAGTATAA